From one Rhodothermales bacterium genomic stretch:
- a CDS encoding HAMP domain-containing protein, producing MRSLRFKFAAGAGLLLVGILMFVVMYFPRQQRAQHLKAFESELSLLTETLALTVGMGLDDYDYSSMKLAFDFAKRDPNLEYIIVTDADRDVIGKYPEDATYDLSVLEQGLIEEETRVIHSSPIMIDEKIQGFVSVAKSLHEVNKATAASKRDTLWLGFLILSIGLVIVFVITSTVTRPLNDLSIAAKHISLGNYATRVEVRSRDETGVLAGYFNEMADAIQRGHDELEQRVRERTEALSETNAALKQNAEGLAQAKSALEEQTRELTVAVRSLRIARDAADASERLKSAILNNMSHEFRTPLTSILGFAETLEKEVADEHRGFMTLIVKNGRRLTETLNAVLDLASIESRTLAVGSQPIRVSDAVEAAIASLRPFAREKGVALRAELNCRMACAVADETALDQVLHQLIHNAIKFTEKGEVVVEVRREKREVVIDVKDTGIGIARTFMTRLFEPFAQESEGLNRAHEGSGLGLTLVSRLVQLMGGSVRAVSEKGSGTTFRVRLVRAEEDEERLDREAKRGRSAERAISERTDEKPVPKGYWPDVYRKTS from the coding sequence ATGAGGTCACTGCGATTCAAGTTTGCCGCCGGCGCCGGTCTGCTGCTCGTCGGCATACTGATGTTCGTGGTCATGTACTTCCCGAGGCAGCAGCGGGCTCAGCATCTGAAAGCGTTCGAGAGCGAATTGAGCCTGCTGACCGAGACGCTGGCGCTAACGGTCGGAATGGGGCTCGACGATTACGACTACTCCAGCATGAAGCTGGCTTTCGACTTCGCCAAGCGTGATCCGAACCTGGAGTACATCATTGTAACGGATGCGGATCGGGACGTCATAGGCAAATATCCGGAAGATGCGACGTACGACCTGTCCGTTCTTGAGCAGGGACTCATCGAAGAAGAGACGCGGGTCATTCATTCGTCGCCGATCATGATCGACGAGAAGATCCAGGGATTTGTCTCGGTCGCCAAGTCGCTCCACGAAGTGAACAAAGCCACGGCTGCGAGCAAGCGCGATACTCTCTGGCTGGGGTTCCTTATTCTCAGCATCGGACTGGTCATTGTGTTTGTGATTACGTCTACGGTGACACGGCCGCTGAATGATCTTTCAATCGCGGCGAAGCACATCTCACTCGGTAATTATGCGACGCGCGTTGAAGTCCGGTCCCGTGACGAGACGGGAGTACTTGCGGGTTACTTCAACGAAATGGCCGATGCGATCCAGCGCGGTCATGATGAACTTGAGCAACGCGTTCGCGAACGGACGGAAGCCCTGTCCGAGACCAACGCGGCTCTTAAGCAAAATGCCGAGGGTCTGGCGCAGGCGAAGAGTGCACTGGAGGAGCAGACTCGCGAGCTGACCGTCGCCGTCCGGAGCCTGCGAATCGCGCGCGATGCCGCCGACGCATCGGAGCGTCTGAAGTCGGCAATTCTCAACAACATGAGTCACGAGTTTCGTACGCCACTGACATCGATCCTCGGCTTTGCCGAAACGCTTGAAAAGGAAGTCGCCGACGAGCATCGCGGTTTTATGACGCTCATCGTAAAGAACGGTCGCCGGTTGACCGAGACACTAAACGCCGTGCTTGATCTGGCTTCCATCGAATCGAGGACGCTGGCTGTCGGATCGCAGCCGATCCGTGTCAGTGATGCTGTCGAAGCCGCAATCGCTTCGCTGCGCCCGTTCGCACGTGAGAAAGGCGTGGCGCTTCGAGCCGAACTCAACTGCAGGATGGCCTGTGCCGTCGCAGACGAGACGGCGCTCGATCAGGTGCTGCACCAGCTCATTCACAACGCGATAAAGTTCACCGAGAAAGGTGAGGTCGTAGTAGAAGTGCGGCGGGAGAAACGTGAAGTGGTGATCGACGTCAAGGACACGGGTATTGGCATCGCCAGGACATTCATGACGCGATTGTTTGAACCGTTTGCGCAAGAGTCGGAAGGACTGAACCGCGCACACGAGGGGAGCGGACTCGGGCTGACGCTCGTGTCGCGTCTCGTGCAACTGATGGGTGGCAGCGTGCGCGCCGTCAGCGAGAAGGGTTCGGGGACGACGTTTCGCGTTCGGCTGGTCCGCGCGGAGGAAGACGAAGAGCGGCTGGACCGGGAGGCGAAGCGTGGACGGAGCGCGGAGCGGGCGATATCGGAGCGGACTGACGAGAAGCCGGTCCCGAAAGGCTACTGGCCCGACGTCTACAGGAAGACGAGTTGA
- a CDS encoding DUF547 domain-containing protein yields the protein MRSATLVIILATLAMPEPLTAQDHAAFSTLLADYVIPSSDGLNLVDYDRWRSYPDDRKALDDYIAGLEATAVSTLPRAERFAFWANLYNAVTVRLILIENPSRSIRQIRPHPFAFGPWGAKRVTVEGKRLSLDNIEHDILRATFNDPRVHYALNCASIGCPNLGTRAWEAATLEEDLNSGARAYVNHPRGVTVTKKGLRISKIYKWFREDFGDSAEGVIEHLIPYANDELKAAIRANPRIDGHQYDWDLNRVEP from the coding sequence ATGCGCTCTGCCACGCTCGTCATCATCCTCGCCACACTCGCGATGCCCGAACCCCTCACCGCCCAGGATCACGCCGCCTTCAGCACGCTGCTCGCCGATTATGTGATTCCATCGTCCGACGGCCTGAACCTGGTCGATTACGACCGCTGGCGATCCTACCCCGACGACCGCAAGGCGCTCGACGACTACATCGCCGGACTCGAAGCGACCGCAGTCTCAACCTTGCCCCGCGCCGAGCGCTTCGCCTTCTGGGCCAACCTCTACAACGCCGTCACCGTCCGGCTCATTCTCATAGAGAATCCGAGTCGCTCCATCCGGCAGATCCGCCCCCATCCGTTTGCCTTCGGTCCGTGGGGTGCGAAGCGCGTGACGGTAGAGGGCAAACGCCTGTCGCTCGACAACATCGAGCATGACATCCTGCGCGCTACGTTCAACGACCCGCGTGTACACTACGCGCTCAACTGCGCATCGATCGGATGTCCGAACCTGGGCACACGGGCATGGGAAGCCGCGACACTCGAAGAGGACCTCAACTCCGGGGCCCGGGCATACGTGAATCATCCGCGCGGAGTCACGGTCACAAAAAAGGGCCTTCGTATCTCCAAAATTTACAAATGGTTTCGGGAAGATTTTGGCGACAGCGCGGAGGGAGTGATCGAGCACCTGATCCCGTACGCGAACGATGAACTCAAGGCAGCCATTCGAGCGAATCCGCGCATCGATGGCCATCAGTACGACTGGGATTTGAATCGCGTGGAGCCCTAG